One Triticum dicoccoides isolate Atlit2015 ecotype Zavitan chromosome 3B, WEW_v2.0, whole genome shotgun sequence genomic window, TTGGTATTCCCTAGCGAAACCCCTACTTGATTTGCATTATGAATAATCTCATCCGTAGAAAAATGCAAAATAGAATTGGATGAGTTGACTGACATACCGGTAGTGACCTCAATGtcatgaagcttggccgccctcatagcgcacctctgctgcatgtcatcaacctccGGGTGGTCCTGGAGACGAGAACTCATTCGTCTCCCCTCAGAGACCGGGTCAGGGATCCCGCCGAAAGCAATAACCTCCTCCCGAGTAACTCCACTCATAGGAGGCAGCAGCGGGAGGCTCCCACGGTGCCCTAGCAACGAGCCGGGTGAGGTAGGTGCCTGGGCTGCCTGCCCGAGCACCCCCTCCGCCCCAACCCTCAAGCCTGAGGGCGTCACCATCCCGACAGCCGAAGGCGAGGAATGGaccggggccacctgccccagactcCCGCCGAGCACCACAAGAGAAGACACAACAGTCGGCGCCGAAGAAGGGTctgaggccacctgccccagacgGCCTCCCTCACGGCCGGCTAGCTGCGGCGAAGCTGGCATCGACGGGGCCACCTGCCCCTGACAAACGCCGATCAGCACAGGAGTGGCTGCAGCAGCCGGCGCCGAAGGGGAAGGGTCCAAGGCCTCCTGCCCCAGACGGTCTCCCTCTCGGCCGGCCAGTGACGGCAACGAAGGCAACTCAACCACCAAACGTCCACACGAGACCGCAGAGATCCCAGGCATAAGATCCAGCACCGGGAGCGAGCGCTCAAAAGCATCCTCAGACTCCACCCGATCGCTCCAAAGTCTGGGCGGAGCAGACGCATGCTCAAAAGATCCAAACCTCAACGTGCTGTTAGGTACCGACGGAGATGGGGCCGGCTCTACCCCTGATCCAGTCTGGGGCACCTGAGCAACCGGTCCCGACCCGTTGGGTCTCTCTCGATCATCctcatccgtcggatccttccTAGCTCCCGCATTATCATCTCCCTCGTTAATATCCATATCAGTGCTAACATCCACCTCGGCAAACAACTCAGAGTCCTCAAACTCAATCTCAAGAGGGAAGACCTCTCCCCTGTAGGTCCAGTTTACCACATCCGGGACGAACTCAATGTCCAGAACACTCACTCGCAATCTGGACACCCCACGGGCACGAGTGAATGTCATATCTACTTTCTCAGTTTTGCCAACCAAAATACCCAGACTGGCCACCACACGAACATCAGCCAGAGCCTCAGAAGGTGCCCCAGAAAAACGCAGCCACACCTGAGTAAGGGGCTTCCCCTTAGGCTCCACTTTCTTCCACTCTTGAAACTCCAGAATGCAATTAGTACCTAGTACCTTACACATCCCAAAGGTCAGCAACCGCCGCAAGTCCTCTACCGACGGGAGGTCAACCCTGAACACGCGCTCCTCAATGAGAACAAGCTCCCACTGAAAGTCTCccggagccagttcctgaagtctcTGCACAATCTGAGCTTCAGAGACCTCTCCCTGGGTCACCTTCACAATCCCAGTAGTCAGGCTCTGCGTCTTAACTGGAATCTCTCTTGCAGCTGGGgactcaaagaacatcaactcggcACAATATACTCCATACGTTATAAGTGCCGGAGCCTGCTCACGAAGAAGCGGGCAATCCCCCGAGATATGAGATGGCTTACCACAAGTATCACACAACTCAGCCACACACTCAGCAATGAAGTGACCTTTCTCACCACAGCGATAGCAAAGCATTTTCTCCTTCCGACGCGCCCACTTGGAAACCCTCTCAGATTCAGACCTGATATCCGCGTCAACAGAAGCGGTAGTCATATCCACATCTGTGGTCGCCAGAGCCGTGACAGCCTCCATAACCTCACTCGTCAGGGCGGTGTCCTGAGTGGGATTGCCTCCACCCCGGATGCCTGCTGGTCTACAGGGTCCTGTGGCTGATGCTGTCCGCGGAAACCACGACCACCACCTCGACCACGACGACGACCACGGTAGCCACCTCTCTGTCGTGCGTCCGGTCCAGAAGCGCCCTCGACAAAACCACCCGTAGGACCAAGGAAGGGCCTCTCAGCAGAACCATCACTCTGCCAGGCATAACCTCGGCCACCTCCCGTCGAAGACGATCCACGGTGATGACCATCCCCATATGCATCATAGCCATCATCCCCCCACTGTCCTCGGGGCGGATCCGATGACTCGACAGTCACGTTGTCAAACCTCGTCTGCGTGCCATTGGAGCGATTTTGCGTCGGCCTCGCGATGTAATGAGGCGGCGGCGCTGCTCGAGACTGCACGCCGGCATGGGTTGTCTGAGCCACCGGCCTTCCCCCATCAACATGGCCAACCGGTCTAGGGCCATTGTGCACCGGCGGCCTTGGCGGAGGTGCTCCACGCCCCACGACGGAAGAAACCGGAGGCCTCGGCGAAGGTGCACCACGGCCCGCGGTGGCCGTCGAAGATGGGGGCACTGGCGGCCTCACTCCGGGTAGTGCGCCAATCCCTCGGCCCGTCGTGGCCGCAGCCGCACCGCCAGGAGTTCCGGTGCCCCGACCCGACTGCACGGGCGGCATCCCCCCAAGACCAGAGGCAAGCACCGGCCGAGGCAGAGCGGCCCGGCCACCGGCTGCAGCAGGCGGCGGCGCACCNNNNNNNNNNNNNNNNNNNNNNNNNNNNNNNNNNNNNNNNNNNNNNNNNNNNNNNNNNNNNNNNNNNNNNNNNNNNNNNNNNNNNNNNNNNNNNNNNNNNNNNNNNNNNNNNNNNNNNNNNNNNNNNNNNNNNNNNNNNNNNNNNNNNNNNNNNNNNNNNNNNNNNNNNNNNNNNNNNNNNNNNNNNNNNNNNNNNNNNNNNNNNNNNNNNNNNNNNNNNNNNNNNNNNNNNNNNNNNNNNNNNNNNNNNNNNNNNNNNNNNNNNNNNNNNNNNNNNNNNNNNNNNNNNNNNNNNNNNNNNNNNNNNNNNNNNNNNNNNNNNNNNNNNNNNNNNNNNNNNNNNNNNNNNNNNNNNNNNNCCTCGTCCACCGGCCACAGGGGGTGGCGGCGCAGCTCCGCCGCGGCCAGCCCCCCCGCCAGAAGAGGCGCGGCCACCGGCAGCAGGAGGAGGCGgcgcaccgccgccccggccagccccccCGCTGTGGCATTGTGTACGTGCAAGTAGTGGCACACGATATGGCCGCTGTGGCATCCTTTAACTGTATATATACGCCCTCAGATGGCTAATGCAAAGTGTGTTGAATCTCAATCCCGCTTTCATGGTATCAGACGCTAAGGATACGAATCCTTTTGCACACAACCCATCTTCCGCTGCCTTGGATGAGTTCGGCAACCACTCTCCTTCCCCCTCCCACGACGGCGATCTCCCTGATGATGGGGGCCACCCTGCCGTCGCCCCACCACCTCCGGTCGCGGCCCCGGTTGCGCTCCGCCTTGCGCCGGCCACTCCTGTCGGTGTCGCTCCCCTTCCGGCTGCCTCTGTCCTCCCTACCGTGGACATCCGGTGCCATGTTCCGGTCATCCTCGACCTCAACGCCGGCAACCACGCCTAGTGGCGCCGCCACTTCGACGTCGTCCTTGGCATGTTCGGTCTTCACGACCACGTTTCTGCCAAGGCCCTTCCCCACCCCGACGACCCCAAGTGGATCATCACGGATCACGCGGTGATCCATTGGCTGTACTCCACCATCGCTCCGGAGTTGCTCGATGCGGTGATGCAGCCCGAGGAAACCGCCCTCACCGTTTAGACTATCGTCGGCGAGCTCTTCACCGCCAACCACCTCTCTCGCGCCGTCTACGTCGATGCCGAGTACCACGCCGTAGTCTAGGGTGAAATGTCTGTCATGCAGTACTGTACGAAGCTGAAGCTCTACGCGGATCAGCTCCGCGACCTGGGGCAGCCCGTCACTGAGACTCGTCGGGTATTCCATCTCCTACGTGGTCTTGGTCGTCAGTATCATCATGCCGCCTGCACAACACCGCGGGGGGCGGGCTCAGGTCAATTCATGGATATTCAGTTGAATACCCTTTATTTTTAACAAAATATTATGTATATGTATACTGTATATTATGTAGATGTATGCATAAGAACGAATTTGGCACAAACTAGCAGACAATCGAAGCATCCAGCGACTAGCTAGCCCACCTGCTGCTCTCTCCGTCCCTACTCCCACATGGCCGATGGGCTAGTCTCTCCTCATCCAGCCCATTTCAGATATTTGAAGAGGCAGCAGCGCATTGCGTGGCATGACATGTCTCTATCGCACAAAGTTAGGGCTCATGATTCACGAACCGCTCTCCCAAATCCAATCTAACCGAGCAGGGGTGGGAGCGACTGCGGCAGGCAACCGGCGGCGCCCTGCGTCCATCCCTCGCCTCCTCTATGCTGCATGGTGGCATCCGCCCCGCAAGCCGCAGCAGGCAACACACGCCTTCTCTCGTTCTTTGGCACTTTTGCAGGCTGCAGCAAATTAAATCGAgcgtccaactccaactctatgtaAGTTAACTTGGCTTCGTCTGTTAGTATACTGAAATTTAAGAATCATTTCTAGCGAATTCGAACCTGACAATTATTTAGAGTTATTGGGTAGTATAATAATACATTAATCTGGTTTGCAATTCGTGAATGATATTGCATTTGCAACGCGAGAATATTTATGAAGTTATGAGAATGTGAAAAGTGAGTATTACCAATAAAAATAGTACTTCTATTTGTGAACAATCTCAATACAAGAAATTTTATGAATCTATAAAAAATTCCTCACTTCTGCATCATATCATGTACATTTAAGTACAATATGGTGATACATTCATTTGTACATGCCAAAAATCAAGGATTTAGGATGTACAAAAAAATTAATGTTTAAAATTCTGAATACACACTTTTGAAATCCTGGGCCCGCGTTCCGCTCCCCGCCTTCCTGGAGACCCGTGGCTTCCTCATGCTCGAGGAGCACCGCGCCGAGCAGTCCACGCGCCTGTAAAAAAATGCGTAGACTCTCCCTTCGACTAGATGCTCTTTGAGTTGTTTAATATCATTGTGTCCTGCACGCCCTTGCATAGTTCCACCGTACAAGTGCAAGGCCAGAAGAAGGATCATCGTGCTGAGAAAACCAGACGGTGGTAAATTTGACAATAGTGGTGGGTAGGGAATGGAGACGCCACCACCTCGTGAAGTCGTGATTGATCTGAAGCCTGTCGAGGCCGAACGTGGTGCCATTGTTTGGGTTGAAGGAGTGCCACATGCGCGAGATGTGCACCTGAACTCTGCACCTGTGCGCCGTTGACGGGCTCAACTAGACAATGGGATGAACAAGATGTGTAGACTAATGAATAAATACAGTGATCAATCTTTATTGTTGTCCCCGAGCCAGGCCCAACAATTGCACAGAAAACTTATGAATGTGCAGCAATAAAAATCCAGAGAGACCTAGTATACCTTGTCCAGCAACCAAGAACaaggttagagcatctctagcagatccagTAAACGCCCAGGTATCCCGGAAACGTTTTTTGCTAGACGCCAGACACTGAGCCAGAGCAGGTCCTTCGTACCGAGCCGGCATATTCAAACTTGCAGTTTGCGGATCACCGAAGTTCGTCATACATAAACATAGCATACCGGAGTTCATAGTACATACCAAAGTTCAtactaaataaaaacagaaattaaACACAGCATACGGAAGTTCATACTAGTCTACTCCTCGTCGCCGTCATCGCCTCGACAACCTATCTGGCGCATACACATTTATTTACATTACTTCACCTCAATTTAGTGAAACACTGCGTCAGATAAGAtaacaggcaggcaggcaggcaggcaaaaGTTACGCATATGCTTCAAACTTCACGCAGGTGAAACACTGTGCGTAAACCTTCACGCACACAGAGCATAATTATTTGTTCAGAAAAAAACAGCACGCTACTTAACTAAGTGTTCTATCCGAAGCCCTACCCAGGTTTTCAACTCTAACATCACCCGGTCATTTCCACACTGCCAAAAAAAGCAATCTAAAACACGATGCTAAGCATACACATCGTCATCGTGTACTAAACACGGAGCAGTTTGGAGTTCCGAAGCCCGAAGGTCTCAGAACAGGATGTGCAAAGCACATTGGCTCGTCTTTATGCTAGGGATCATAACTTGCAATCTCTACATTACTGCTTGACGAAATCCTTGAGCTTGTTCAGCCAAAACAGGTACTCCCGGCTGTCCTTGTTGATCATGTACTCGTGCAGGAAGTTTGTCGTCATGGGCGTGATCCCGCGCAGCTCCAGGTACTTGTGGAATGCCCTCTGCAGGTTCTCGTCCAGGTCACTGCACGTCACAAAGACCAAGCATACAACATCAGCAAGCAGCGACGACAACTGCGTTCAGTTACCCAAGAAATTAAAATGGCCAAAGCTATGGTTTGTGTTCTTACTTGAAGTCAGGACCCTCGTATGCAATGTAGTCCTCTCCCAACTTCTCAGAGGGCTGCTTCACGGACAAGGTATCGATGAGGATCTCGTCAGGATAGGCCGTGCAGGTGAACTCGAGGCTTGGGCCGTCACTCTTGGTGATGGTGACTGTGAGGGGAAGGCTGGACTTCGGGGGCTTCTCGCCGTCATCCTGATCATCATCTTTCTCCTTGTCATCCTCGTCCTGGTCATGCTCTGGCTCGTCTCCAGTGACTAGGTTGGGCATAAAAACCAGAACCTCGATCTTCTCACCCTGGTAAGTTCTTGTAAGAGTGATGTCATTAAGCCCCTTCTTGTCGCTGATTTTGAAAGGGAAGCTATCTGGGACCTCCTCAACCTGCTTAATAAGATGGAAAAGGTGAGGCTCTGAATACCAATTCAACACTACTAAAATGAACACCAACTTGCTCATAGTAAAGCGGAATGTACAAAATAGTGTCGCTGCAAGACAAATAGGGTAACTCAGTTCTTTTCCAGCCCTCATGTTTTCTCTCTCGAAATGCTAATTATGGATTACATACCATGCCAGAACAAATTACTTTAATTCCTACACCTTTGAGAAGGCCTTGAAGATTACATTGCTGAACCGTGATAACTCAACTCTTTTCCAACACTCATGTTTTCCCTCTAAAAATGCGAATTCATGGATTAGATGCCAGGCCAGAACAAATTGCTTGAATTCCTACACCTTGCAAAAGGCCTGGAAGACTACATTTTTGAATCATAATAACTCTATGTAGCAGACAAAACCAATGCATTTCACACACCATCAGAATATCTACCTTCTGCCCTACTACAACCAAAGCCCCCAGCTAGGTTTCTCAAGCATGAGTTAAGGTATGAGTAAATCTTTGCAATATTGAGTTGGTATGTTAGCAACTAGTCCCTCCttttctaaatataagcctttttagagattacaatatggactacatacggatgtatatagacatactttagagtgtagattcactcattttgctgcgTATGTAGTCCTtaatgaatctctaaaaagacttatatttaggaacggagggagtactactatctgTTCGGGTTCAATCTGCTCCAGCCGGCTAGAAATACCCAAGCATGACTGCAAAAGCACATATGCTTTTATGTTGGAACCTTAGACTCAACATTCATCAACAGTAAGTTGGGAAAAAAACGTGaagaaatataatataatataatttAAATAAATGCATCTAATAAAAAAAGAACCCATCAGTGAACCTTGTCAAAACGGATTGTTTGACGCATAAAACTCAACTCAGTGCATGAGAGTGGTGCAGTTAATGGAAAGCAACCAGTGCCCCTTGCCATCGTAGAAAAAAGACAGAGAACCATGCAAACAATTGAACAGTTTATCATAACAGCGGAACACTGATGGTCTGGTATGGCAAGCATGCAAGATGTAAGTGACAAGAAACATTATAACTGTGAAAAGAGCAGAGTCCAGCCAAACATATCACACAAATTGCACTGAAATACAACCTAAACCGCACAAAACAAGTAACGAAACCTCCACCACCAACAGAGCCATACTACAGCATCAAGACTGTAGTAAGACGGAACCGAATTCCAAAGACAGAATATTACTCATGGATTAAGGCACAAGCAAAATCTCATGCAAGATTACATCAAAAAGAGAATACTTATGCAAGAAGTGACTCATCGCTATGGTAGTCTACATCAACTGCAGAATCACCAACACTGAAAGTCAAATATGGTACCATGAGAAGAAGTTAACATGGACAGGAACTGACACAAATCGAGCATAAGCCTAATTTAGCGAAGAAAACCCTTAGGTCGTACTACCAGAGACTAATCTGAAATTCGAATGACACTATCAACTGCAGCAGGAAGATATGCGCATGACCAGACTAATTGAAGTCCTAAATTACATAAGAGAAATCCCCCCCTTTTGAATGGGGAATATCAACATCTATCACCATTTTCAATCCTACCGCTGCAGGCTAACGCTAATCGAAATCTAAACTGCCTCACGGCGCACAGATTACCCAATTAATCCCCTCCGGGAACATCAGACCACAACTACAGAGATGAAGGGATTCGGGCCGCAAGCCAGCGACAGATCTAaattagcagcagcagcagcactaaAGGTTTCGGGGAGCGGGCGGGCGGGCGAACGAACCCGGTCGTGGTCGTCGCAGTCCTCGGCGAACTTGATCTCGGCCTTGACGATGCGGAGGAGCTCGTCGTCGGAGCTCGGCTTCAGCGCGGTCGCCGAGGAGAAGGGCATcggccgggccgcggcggcggccaggGGGCGGAGCAGGGCCGCGCCACGGGAGGCCGCGCcgcgggaggcggaggcggaggcgcggaggagggggagcgaggaggaggccgcgcggcgggcggcggcgaagagggccatggctggcggcggcggcggagagggttTAGGGTTTTCGTGGTCGAGGGGTTTGGGGTTGGGGGGAATGGAGGTGGGACGAGGTTTATAGGCACTCGACTATTACTAAGAAAAAAACTGTCCAAACCTTCACAATCTCAAAAATGCTCAATGGAGATCGAGCTTCATAAAGGTGgaatttgaaattttcaaaattcataCTTTTATGTTtcacaaaaatttgaaaaaaaatgcacGCATATATCTAGATACTAAAGTATAGATGTGTATTTTTTTATGATAAAACACGTTAAGCGAGAGCTACAGATATCTATGGCTTTTTAGCACATGCACTGTTCATTATCAAAGTCCATAATTTTTGCCTTTGCGCAGCTCGTAACTCAAAGTGTTTTCAAGACCGGTTCGGTTGCACAAAGACCCCGCATCTCAGAGGACCTAGCCTAGATCATACATTGTATATGTTGCTATTTAATATATGGCAGAATTGAACAACGATATTTAATGTTCAACCCACACGGCCACACTCATCGATGCATCCatatgcagtggcggagccagaaaaaATCTATTAGGGGGGCCAAGTGCTCTTAAAACTAATTGAGGAGGGCCAAAGCATTAATTTAGCAGCAAATCATCACTAATTTTGCATTGTTCATCAGAAAATATGCAGCAAATAgatgatgttagggggggggcagggcccctgctggtccccctgtctccgccactgtcCATATGGCAACTGAAAAAAAATATACGATCCACATCGTACGCCTTCTATCGTGAGACCACCTCCCATGATTGACACGTGGCAAATTGAGTCTCAAAGCAACCAGGCCATCATGTTATCTTCTAAGTCCCCTTTTTCATATCCTCTTCCCTTCCCAGGGGCCagcgttgttggaaatatgccctagaggcaataataaaaggattattattatatttttttgttcatgataattgtcttttattcatgctataattgtattatccggaaaccgtaatacacgtgtgaatacatagaccacaatacgttcctagtaagcctctagttgactagctcgttggtcaacagatagtcatggttttctgactatggacattagatgtcgttgacaacgggatcacatcattaggagaatgatgtgatggacaagacccaatcctaagcatagcacaagatcgtgtagttcgttttgctagagcttttccaatgtcaagtattttttccttagaccatgagatcgtgtaactcccggataccgtagaagtgctttgggtgtaccaaacgttacaacgtaactgggtgactataaaggtgcactacaggtatctccagaagtgtctgttgggttgacacggatcgagactgggatttgtcactccgtataacggagaggtatcactgggcccactcggtagtgcatcatcataatgagctcaaagtgaccaagtgtctggtcacaggatcatgcattacggtacgagtaaagtgacttgccagtaacgagactgaacgaagtattgggataccgacgatcgagtctctggcaagtaacataccgtctgacaaagggaatagtatacggggttacttgaatcctcgacatcgtggttcatccgatgagatcatcgaggagtatgtgggagccaacatgggtatccagatcccgctgttggttattgaccggagagccgtctcggtcatgtctgcatgtctcccgaacccgtagggtctacacacttaaggttcggtgacgctagggttgtatgaatatgagtatgcagcaaaccaaatgttgttcggagtcccggatgagatcccggacgtcacgaggagttccggaatggtccgaaggtaaagaattatatataggaagtgctgtttcggccatccggaaagtttcggggtcacccggtattgtaccgggaccaccggaagggtcccgggggtccaccgggtggggccacctatcccggagggccccgtgggctgaagtgggaggggagccagcccctagtgggctggtgcgccccccttgggccccctgcgcctagggttggaaaccctaggtagggggggcgccccacttgccttggggggcactccacccccctggccgccgcccccttgggagattggatctcccagggccgccccccctgggggcctatataaaggagggcaaaggggagggcagccgcaccctgtgtattGGCGccgccctccccctgctacaccttgtcctcctcccgcagcagcttggcgaagccctgccggagttctgctgcatccaccaccatgccgtcgtgctgctggatcatcatcaacctctcctttccccttgctggatcaagacggaggagacgtcacgctgtccgtacgtgtgttgaacgcggaggtgctgtccgttcggcacttggtcatcggtgatttgaatcacggcgagtacgactccatcatcaccgttctcttgaacgcttccgcacgcgatctacaagtggtatgtagatgcaatctctctcccatgactcgttgcttagatgaactcatagatggatcttggtgaaaccatagaaaaaaatttaattttctgcaacgttccccaacagtggcatcatgagctaggtctatgcgtagttctctattgcgcgagtagaacacaattttgttgtgggcgtagatcttgtcaacttgcttgccgctactagtattttcttgcttcagcggtattgtgggatgaagcggcccggaccgaccttacacgtacgcttacgtgagacaggttccaccgactgacatgcactagctgcataaggtggctagcgggtgtctgtctctcctactttagttggagcggattcgacgaaaagggtccttatgaagggtaaatagaagttgacaaaatcacgttgtggttattcgtaggtaagaaaacgttcttgctagaacccaattgcagccacgtaaaagatgcaacaacaattagaggacgtctaacttgttttgcagcaattgtcatgtgatgtgatatggccagaagttgtgatgaatgatgaatgatatattgtgatgtatgagatcatgttcttgtaataggaatcacgacttgcatgtcgatgagtatgacaaccggcaggagccataggagttgtctttattttttgtatgacctgcgtgtcattgaagaacgccatgtaaattactttactttattgctaaacgcgttagccatagaagtagaactagtcgttggcgtgacaacttcatgaagacacaatgatggagatcatgatgatggagatcatggtgtcatgccggtgacgaagatgatcatggagcctcgaagatggagatcaaaggagctatatgatattggccatatcatgtcactactatataattgcatgtgatgtttattatgttttatgcatcttgtttacttagaacagcggtagtaaataagatgatctcttataataatttcaagaaagtgttccccctaactgtgcaccgttgctaaagttcgtcgtttcgaagcaccacgtgatgattgggtgtgatagatccttacgttcacatataacgggtgtaagacagatttacacatgcagaacacttagggttaacttgacgagcctagcatgtacagacatggcctcggaacacagagaccgaaaggtcgaacatgagtcgtatggaagatacgatcaacatggagatgttcaccgatgatgactagtccgtctcacgtgatgatcggacatggcctagttgactcagatcgtgtaacacttagatgactagagggatgtcaatctgagtgggagttcattaaatgatttgattagatgaacttaattatcatgaacttagtctaaaatctttgcaaaatatgtcttgtagatcaaatggccaacactcatgtcaacatgaacttcaacacattcctagagaaaactaagctgaaagatgatggcagcaactattcggactgggtccggaacctgaggatcatcctcatagcagccaagaaagcatatgtcctagatgaaccgctaggtgaagcacccatcccagagaaccaagacgttatgaacgcttggcagtcacatgctaatgattactccctcgttcagtgcggcatgatttacagcttagaaccggggctccaaaagctttttgagaaacacggagcatatgagatgttcgaggagctgaaaatggtttttcaagctcatgcctgggtcgagagatatgaagtctccgacaagttctatagttgtaagatggaggaaaacagttctgccagtgagcacatactcaaaatgtctgggttgcacaaccgcctgtcccagctggagatcaacctcccggacgaggcggtcattgacagaatccttcagtcgctcccaccgagctacaagagctttgtgttgaactacaatatgcaggggatggtgaagaccattcctgaagtattttcaatgctgaagtcagtagaggttgaaatcaagaaagaacatcaagtgttgatggtcaataagaccactaagttcaagaagggcaagggtaagaagaacttcaagaaggacggcaaagatgttgtcgcgcccggtaagccagttgccgggaagaagtcaaagaatggacccaagcctgagactgagtgcttttattgcaaggggaagggtcactggaagcggaactgccccaaatacttagtggacaagaaggccggcaacactaaaggtatatttgatatacatgtaattgatgtgtaccttaccagtactcgtagtaactcctgggtatttgataccggtgctgttgctcatatttgtaactcacagcaggagctgcggaataagcggagactggcgaaggacgaggtgacgatgcgcgtcgggaatggttccaaggtcgatgtgatcgccgtcggcacgctacctctacatttacctacggg contains:
- the LOC119274653 gene encoding uncharacterized protein At2g39795, mitochondrial-like is translated as MALFAAARRAASSSLPLLRASASASRGAASRGAALLRPLAAAAARPMPFSSATALKPSSDDELLRIVKAEIKFAEDCDDHDRVEEVPDSFPFKISDKKGLNDITLTRTYQGEKIEVLVFMPNLVTGDEPEHDQDEDDKEKDDDQDDGEKPPKSSLPLTVTITKSDGPSLEFTCTAYPDEILIDTLSVKQPSEKLGEDYIAYEGPDFNDLDENLQRAFHKYLELRGITPMTTNFLHEYMINKDSREYLFWLNKLKDFVKQ